GAAACCGAAGCTCGTGTCAGTGTGACCACGAAACAACTCAGAAATGAATGTGTTCTTGGTTGTGTGAGCACAGAACGCTGATTTCACAGCCACCAACTCGCTCCAGTTCTTTGGATCTCACATCCCCTGGTTCCCTGGAGGGGAGCAGGATGATGACAGAGAGATGTCTTTATGTAAACTTGTTAAATCAAATGAGGTGTGAGAGAAAGTTCATTATCTATGTGTGATCTTATTAATTCAACCTGTGAAGGTCTTATCattaccacagtgtagaaatacacataaaataagttcagaaagtaaaagtactcttCCTGCAAGTAggtttttattctatttatttacatttagcagacgcttttatccaaagtgacctAAAAGTGAGGTACAAGACCTACAAGGGTAGGTGTAAGGTCTTGCTTAAGGATCCCTACTGGATGTAGGTCACAGTATGGGTTCAAACCccggtctcccacatggagagTGGTcatcttaccactacactgtccATTGTTAGaattgctgctgttgtgtttagAACGTTAATGTTGGATCTTAAACTCAGTTCTCAGTTCTTCTCTGTTTGATCTCTGTAGAAAAGTTTTATTCTCGCTCAAAGCAAATTAAACTTTGGAAAACCTTTTTGGACGGGCAGAGTATCTTCTTCATATCCTGATCCTGATAATTTCCTGATATTTGAATGAATCTATTCTGACTTCCACACTCTGCAGGTTTACAGTCCAGAGCATCACCAAACCACCACCGTGGGACTTTTTGGAATAATAATTGGTAAGTTCAAATTCAGAGTTGTTATCATGTGATTTAgacttttgtattttctgattgttttgatttaccattgttgtttgtttaacaagCTTCCATGTACAGACAAgcttcataataataaacaatgtttCATGAggaacagaaatgttttcaataGTCAGGTTGTGTCAGATCCTGATATATTGTGACTTAAAGATCAGTAACTACTGTTTGACTGAAGCTGTGACTCTTGTCTAAAAGAGTTCACAGACAGTTTTTCAAAGTGGGCATTGAACCAGCAGCATCAGTAGCTTCTTGAGTCATGACAATTTAATCCCAGTGGATTACATAATCCCAGCTGTGTTCAGGGATAAAACACGCTCCAGATTTACTTATTGCTTTGTGGAAACAGTGTGAAGAACAAAGACGATGACAAGCGTGAAGAATCCTGTTTCAGCCCCAGTTTGTGTGACACTCAGCAGACTGTTGATATCTGACACCACCTAGTGGAGCGACACATGAACTAAAAGTTGATTTTATTCAGATTTAGTGGAGAAAATTAAAGCAGAACATTCACAGGTCTGACAGGACTGAGGAGCAGCATCTGTTTCACCTgctaacatttatttttgtcacctTACGACTTGAAAAtgcttaaaaacatttaaacactgagACCCTGTCACTCTACAGGAGGACGTGGTGAATTAAGACACACTGTGAGTTCAGAGACATTTAAACAACCACAGGATCCAAAGAAACTAATTTTACAAACATAATACATCAAATaatagaaacacagtgaaatcatcagagtgtgaaaatataaatatatatatatatattaaatgattctgtttatgttgaaagaaaaatgaTGTGATATAATCATTAAGTTCATGCAAAGTCACAGCAATAATTTACTTTAGTCTTATTAAGAAAGTCTATAAAACataattcatttacatttcactgcTTAACAGCATCAGTGAGGTACTgagaactgaaactgaaatggaataaaagataataacaataaaagtaaagataCTGAAAACTAACAGCAGTCACAACCTTCGAAAACCAACTGAGCTTCATTCCTCTCCTCTGACAGTCATTCGATAACCATGTTGTCAGTTTACCTCAATCAAACTGGGGGCACAGCACAAATCTGTCGtttacactttttaaatcatatttttcatCATCAGCCTGTTTTAACTTGTTCAAAATTCACATCAGTAATCAAACTCAAGCTGATCACAGTCATTGATCGTGTGACTTTGTACAGAATCTTCTCAAGTTTTACTGACGTGGTCGACTCGTCAGAGGCTTGTTCACCTGTTCTACATACGGCTCCTGTTTCCAGCAGAACATCTCTACATGAATCAGAACTGTCCTCACACATCCAGGCTGGACCGAAGGTTTCTCAGAGAGAGTCTGGTAATTACATGACAGACTGGATCAGCTGGATCCAAAGCAGAGATCACACCAGACCAGAAGATCAATACTGGGAGATTTGAAAAGCAGCTCCCTCACAGAGACAACATGTGCTGATTAAAGACGTGAGACTCAACTGGAACCACTAGACCTCCAGAACCAGTATCTGTGCTGTCCCCCTCTTAGCTTAGAACGAACCTCTGACAACTTCAGATAAatctaaactgaactgaatgtttAATCCGATTTTTGTCAGATCCAGGACCACATGCACAAGTTCTCTGATCTAATATGAGTAAACCTGACACTGCAGCTGTAACGTGAACATAGAGAACAGTGTTCAACCTGTTCTGCAGTATGATTTATGTCAACAAGCTTCTGATGAGTCGATCAGATCCAGCTGAGCTTCACTGGATCAAGGATTTgtacaaactaattaacaaGGTCAGTGACACTAATTGGATTTTAGAGTCTTAgacacttcttcttcttgtgtttttaaattctcCAACCTTCGGATTATTTCCAGGTTGACACGACAACATCACTGTTTCCAACGTGTCAGATCCGATTCGACATCATCCTGGTGTTCAGTGTATGAAAGAACGACTTCAGCTTGCACATTcgacacttcttcttcttcctcttctttttgctGGTTCTACCTTTCTTGTAAACTCCCTGATATTttccctcctcgtcctcctcttcctccacccaTGGCGCCCAGGCTCCACTGTGGCGGCTGGGATTGGCTCGCGGGTCGTCAGGTGGGAAGTAAACAGGCACGGCTGTTTGGTTGTAGTAGGCGAGCCGGGCCAGCAGCTGCTGGACCACATCTGGCCTCTGGTCTGCCAGGTCCTGCCGCTCATACGGGTCAGCAGTGATGTTGAAGAGCCAGACGTGTTTGTGGGTGGAGGATTTGTAGGAGGACGAGAAGCTGCGTTCGAGGTTCCACCAGCGACCAGGGAGCATTGGAAGCACCTGAGGAGGAACACGTGACATTATTCAACTTGATCCTGAAACAGAGGAGGAACCACAATCAATCCCAAACCAGATGTTTACCTGTGGGGGGACCCAGTCTCCGTGGCCTGGGTCTCCGGTCAGCAGCTTCCAGTCTCTAACTCTGATGGCAGCTTGGACCGATGTGTCCCACACTGACTGGACCTGGGCCGTTGGGTCGGACTTGGGCAGAGCTGTGCCCGGCTGGGACGCGTTCTGGTACTGGGAGATCATCCTTCTGGACTTTGACTTTACACGTGTCTTGGATTTTGGCTGAGGACGTCCTGACAGTGACACATTCTGCTTCTTGGATGTGGTCTGCCTGGATTTTGACCTGAAACATGGCTCAGTCTGAGGCTGAGTTTTGGGGTTAGCTGTTGCTGGCGGTGTACCACTAGAGTGGGACTTCAGATGGGGCCTGTACGGGGACGGGGGCTGGTGCTGACAGTACTCTTTGGTCTTGGGTTTAGATACAGGTTTTGATTTAGAGACAGgtttatgttttagttttgtaaaGACCCTTGATCTAGGTTTGGCTTTAGGTTTAGCAGCATGACGGGAAAATTTCCGAGGTTTCTTGGTGGTCTTTAACTTGAACGCTGACTTCTGCTTTGGTTGCTGTTTCagaatcttcttcttcttcttctttggtgtCTTAAATGCTGGGTGTGGGCCTTTTGATTTGCGATCTGACAATTCAGAGAAAAGCAATGAATAAACTTTATATAAAATTTAGCTGATGCTTTATAACAAACCTTAGTGTctgtcagcatgctaacatgctaattagcactaagcacagctgaggctgatgggaatgtcATTACATTTGCAGATATTTAGTCTTAAACCAATGAataagacatattttaaaaagtaagtTTGAAGTTTTAGCCACCAAAGTGTGTAACAAGTGAAGTGATCTGAATACTGTATTGTAGTATAAACCTGTACTTAATCTACTGTTTCtactacaaaataaatcacCAGGATATAAATTCTTTAATTTGCAGCTGACagtctgttactgtgtgtgttttattttttgacctGAGGCTCCCTCGGTGCTCGTGTCCCACATCATGGTTTGAGTCGGAGGTTTGTGCAGAGGGTCGATGTTGTAAAGGATCTCCTGACGAGGCGACTCCTTCCCTTCGCTGATGGTGGGCCAAACATCATAACCATCCAGACCCGGACTCTGACAAAGAGACGGAAAAATCTGATCATCACAGTAAGTGAGATGTTTACGTCTGACAGTGGATACTGTGAAGGAGGAAATACTTTTAGTGCACACACAGGAATAAGAAAGAACTGATCTCCTGGTGCAACAGAAGCTGCTGAGAGTCTGCATCTGTCAGGTCGTGTGTTAACTGTAGCCAAGATGCTGTTCTGCCAACAAAGCTTTTTGGAGctgtaaacaaactaaaagtaaTTTATGTTAGAACTAAAACACAGCGTTTAATAACCGAGCACTTTTCAGAACAGGTCAAGAGCACATTAATCTACAAGGACAGTTTTACAGTCTCTCTGAAAACTAACTGTTAAGTCTGAACGTGTATTGTTCAAAACTAGACTCAAATGAGAAAGCAAAACCAATATCGAACATACAAGTAAGAAGCAGAGTAACATTTGACGAGTTGGTATAAAACTGTGGGAATCAGCACAGACTCTCCACATGTGAACAGGCAGAGCTCCACCGACCTTGCTGACGTTTCCTCCGGCCAGGCCCACCAGCGTGGGGAACCAGTCGGTGATGTGGAGAAGAGCTCTGGAGATCCGTCTCCTGCGTCTCAGCAGAGGGCTGTGCACA
The window above is part of the Anabas testudineus chromosome 17, fAnaTes1.2, whole genome shotgun sequence genome. Proteins encoded here:
- the LOC113172025 gene encoding arylsulfatase I-like — protein: MQAAAAAALTLLSVFCSLDCLCAHRSKPDQNQTQHQNVSNAQNGETELKQKKQPHIVFILIDDQGFNDIGYHNPTIKTPTLDKLAAEGVRLENYYVQPICTPSRSQLITGRYQIHTGLQHSIIRPSQPSCLPSHMDTLPERLREAGYSTHMVGKWHLGFYRKACLPTRKGFDSFFGSLTGSVDYYSYGSCDGPGLCGYDLHDDEGVAWGHEGKYSTMLFTQRARKILQSHNPAERPLFLLLSLQAVHTPLQPPKSYIYPYHSMTNVARRKFAAMVSTVDEAVRNITYALRKYGYYKNSVIIYSTDNGAQPFTGGSNWPLRGRKGTYWEGGIRGVGFVHSPLLRRRRRISRALLHITDWFPTLVGLAGGNVSKSPGLDGYDVWPTISEGKESPRQEILYNIDPLHKPPTQTMMWDTSTEGASDRKSKGPHPAFKTPKKKKKKILKQQPKQKSAFKLKTTKKPRKFSRHAAKPKAKPRSRVFTKLKHKPVSKSKPVSKPKTKEYCQHQPPSPYRPHLKSHSSGTPPATANPKTQPQTEPCFRSKSRQTTSKKQNVSLSGRPQPKSKTRVKSKSRRMISQYQNASQPGTALPKSDPTAQVQSVWDTSVQAAIRVRDWKLLTGDPGHGDWVPPQVLPMLPGRWWNLERSFSSSYKSSTHKHVWLFNITADPYERQDLADQRPDVVQQLLARLAYYNQTAVPVYFPPDDPRANPSRHSGAWAPWVEEEEDEEGKYQGVYKKGRTSKKKRKKKKCRMCKLKSFFHTLNTRMMSNRI